Within the Candidatus Eremiobacterota bacterium genome, the region CGGCGAGACGGTGGCCGTGGGAGAGGGCGACGGTGAAGGCACGGGAGGCGACGGCTGGGGGCTCGGATTTGGTGTGGGATTGGTCTGGGTGCTCACGGAGTTGCTAGTGACGCCGTTTATCACCACGGTGACCGTTGCGGTGCCCCTGAAGGTCACGTCCTTTACGCCGTCAGGGACTCTGCAGGTTATCATGGTATCGGTCCAGGTCCCGTAGAGCGAGGCTTTTGCGGAAGTATTATCCTGGAAGGTGAAGTTCACGTAACTGCTGCTGCTCTGCATGAAGAAGTTGCTCCCGGTGACCTCGCACCAGTCGCCGGATCGGAGAGGCTCACCCGGATTCGTGAGGTTTGAAACGGTGCTCACCGTGGGATTTGCAGGATAGGGCCCTCCCCAGATGCCTCCACCTCCCGAGCTGCCGCTGCCTCCCCCGCATCCCGCAAAGAACGGAAGAATCACACAGCTCACCATCAAAGAAGCCATCAGGACGATTCCAAGCTTTTTCATACACCCTCCTGTTTCATGAAACTGCGTATCAGGCTTTCCTCCTGACCGCGACAAGCCTTATGAGAATGCGCGTGAAGATCATTTCACGGGTTTCAGCTCCGGAGTGATGTCTACGACAGACTGCCTGAATTCCATAGTGCTCACCGTCAGGGCCCTGGCAGAATCAAGATCAAATTTCTTCAGATCTGCCATTCTTATTGTCTGGTCGCCGTACATCCTTAAATAATAACGGAGATTCCGGGGATCCCTTGCCACGGTGGCCTGGGTGTAATCATAATAGACGGTGCCTCCGTCGGTCGAGCTTGTTATCCCGCGGGGAATGTCAAAATTGTTGAGAATATGGAACACCTGGAAGATACCTTCCGTCACGTCTTTCACCGGGACCGCGTTCGCGGAAAAGAAGGCCGCCCTTACAAATCTTGACGGAGGGGTGTAATCGCCGGGAAGGCCGACCATGCCCGTTCCCTGGCCGCAAGGAAGGAGGGTGAGGCCGCCCATAGTCAGGGAGGCCACGTTGACAGTGCTCAGGTGGATATAATTCCTCAGGTTGGTGATCATATAGTCAAAACCGGGCGAATTGGTGATGACGCCAAGGGGATTTTCAAATATCCTGAGCTTCCCTCCGACTGGCTCAATCACGATGCTTTTTCCCGCCTTGTCGTACACGATATAATGCAGGGGCGGCGCGGCGGGCCCCCAGCCGTTCACCGGCGTGGGAACTACGGCGACCTTCCCCTGCTCAATGGCTGAGCGGACTTCATCAATGGTGGCAAACTGAGTCAGTATCCAGTTGGGGAAATCAACGGGCGACAGGGCCGATGCCCTGTTTTTTTCTGTGAGCGGCGCATATTCCGCGCAGGTGCTGAAATAAAATGCTCCGACGGAGAGGCCTTTTTCATTGATGCCGTCCATTATGGCGAGGTTGCCATAGTTAATGGAGCCAAGTGAGGCATATTTCGCCTTGTATTTCATCCCCGGGCCGCCGCCGGGCACAGAGCCGGCAAATTCAAAGGCGCGCGGGACAAAGGCAATTGAGCATATCACTTCAACGCCGAACTCCAGCGTTCTCCCGTGGACACAGGTGCCGTCGGCGAGCTTGACCGAGATGCCCGTGCAGGCCGATGCTTCCCCCTGTGTGGCGATCAATAAGGCACAGACAAGCAAAAGGATATGAAAAAATGAAAGATTCCTGACCATAGTGTACCTCCCTGTGGTTTTGCAATTTCTCGAAGTGAGCGTAAAAAATGCTTCTGCGGGACAGGGGCAAATACCTTCGGAGGGCCTTGAAGGGGATTCTTTCCGGCCCTGAAAGGAGGATTCCCGCGGGGACTGTGAAAATCAATACTTATGAGCGATGAGGACAAGCGAGAAAAAAACTACTGGCTCACCACGACGCGCCTGGAGTCACTGGCGGACAATGTCTTTGCCTTCGCCATGACGCTTCTTGTCTTGAACCTTGTGCTTCCCGATGTTCCCCGGGAATGCACTTTTGCAGCAATCGTCGCCATGTTTCAGAACCTATGGCCCCACCTGAACGCCTTTGCCATGAGCTTTATCGTGCTTGCCATCTTCTGGATGCTTCATCACAAGCAATTTTTTTTAATAAACCGCGTTGACGGGGTGATTCTCTGGAACAATGTCTTCATCATGATGTTCGTAGTTCTTGTTCCTTTTGCCACTCAATTCTCGGCCAAGCACGACGGGGTGCAGGCCGCGGAGCTTGTCCTGGATGCAAACCTGTTTATTCTTGGCGTTCTCTTTTTCATAAACTGGTGGTATGCGACATACAATCACCGCCTTGTTGATCCCGGGCTTGACAGCAAAACAATACGGCGGGGTCTGATGAAGACCTTATTCATGCCGGGCCTTGCGCTCATTGCAATGGGGCTCTCATTCTTCCATGCCTCCCTGAGCAGCACCATCTATATATTTCTCCCCCTCATCCTTTACGATTTTTTGAAGTCGTAGAAGCCCCGCACTCGGGGAGATACTTCCAGTATCTCCCCGGCATCATGCGCCTCTGGAGCCTGGGATTCTCTCTCGTCTCTATGGCGAGGCTTTCAAAGAAAGTCTTCCAGAGAGCCTTGATGGCTTTTTCCTCCTTGTCCGCGGCAGGGATTGATTCTTCCAGCACTTCCACAATCTCCCACCGGGAGTCCCTGCAGAGGGCGGCTTTCTGCCTTCTCCTGTCGTGGATGGCCCACTCCCCCCGGGAAAAGCGCTTTGCGAAGTGAGGGGCGACAAGGGGAAGGATGAAGTGATCAGGCTCTATGGGGGCATAAAGCAGGGCTCCGCCGGCCCTTTGAAAGCGCAGGAAGCCTTTCATACGGTGGCTTTCAAGTTTTACGCGGTTCACCATCATATGAAGGGTCTTCACCTCCTCATCGTGATGGGCGCTGTCAAGGGCGCTGCCCCATTGCCACCCCTTACCGAGGTACGACAGTATTTTCATCTCCATCCCGCGCTCTTCTGAAAGGTATGCATAGAGTATGTTCCGGAAGGCACATGGCGATATGGCCTCCCTGATCCTCGCGGCCATTTTCCGCGCGAGCCTTTCATCGGTCGCTATCTCCTGCGGCGTGGAGAAAAGATCGAGCTGCAGGGCGGCCTCTTTCGTGATTGCCTCAGGAAGCGGGCCGCCGGAAAAGGAAAGCTCAAGAGCCGTCAGCAGGCCGGGAAATGAGCCGTCGTAAAGATAGATGGCCATACTGTCAGAACTCTCCCGTCACTGCGGCAAGGTACCCCGCTTTTTGCCTTTCATATTCAGGGAAGAGAGGGAGCTGCTCATAGCCCCCCGGGGGGCGATCTGTTTTACGCACAGCCTTTGGTGCCGTGAGTATATCTTGAAGCCGTGAGATATCCGAAGGGATCTTTTCCCAGTATTTTCCGGCTGCCATGACGAAGAAGCGGGCCCTTTTCATTACCACGCCTATCCGCGCGAGGTCCTCAAGGGAGAGGGAGTGGAGTTTCCGGGCGGCGATGATTCTTTTCGCGCTCAAGGTTCCTATGCCGGGCACGCGAACCAGGGCTTCGTAGGGCGCGCTGTTCACTTCCAGCGGGAAGAACTCGGGGTGAGCCAGGGCCCACCCTGTCTTGGGGTCCCACCGCTCGTCAAGGTTCCTGCATTGTTCACCGAAGAGCTCGGCAGAAGCGAAGCCGTAGAAGCGAAGCAGCCAGTCGGCCTGGTAGAGGCGGTGCTCACGGAGAAGGGGGGGCTCGACGGGAGCGGGCAGGTGCGGGCTTTCATTCACCGGGATATAGGCCGAGTAAAAGACCCGCTTGAGGCTGAACCTGCGGTAGAGGAACTCCGAGAGCCTGAGAATCGTGGAGTCGCTCTCGGGGGAGGCCCCCACGATGAGCTGCGTGCTCTGTCCCGCGGGGATGAATGGCGGCGCTTTCCTGGATTTTTCCTTCTCCTCCCTGTACCTGGTGATCTCTGCTCCCATGGACTTCATTACCGAGAGGATCCCTTCACCGCTTTTCTGCGGCGCGAGGAGCTTCAGGGACTCCCGGGAAGGGAGCTCGATATTGGCGCTCAGCCGGTCCACGTAGCTGCCGGCCTCAATGATGAGGCTTTTCGAGGCTCCGGGAAGGGCTTTAAGGTGGATATAGCCGTTAAAGCGCTCTTTGAGCCTGAGGTCTTTCACGGTCCTCACGAGGCGCTCCATGGTGTAGTCGGGTGAGCGGGTGATGGCAGATGAGAGGAAGAGCCCCTCAATATAGTTTCTATGGTAAAACTCCATGGTGAGGGCTGCCACCTCACCCTCGGTGAAGGAGGCGCGGGGCACGTCGTTGGAGCGCCTGTTGACGCAGTAGCTGCAGTCAAAGATGCAGTCGTTGGTGAACAGGATCTTCAAGAGCGACACACAGCGCCCGTCAGAAGTGAAGCTGTGGCAGATGCCGCTTGGGGCGGTGCTGCCAACGCCGCCTTTTACCCCACGTCTCCTGCTGCCGCTTGACACGCAGGATACATCGTATTTTGCCGCGCCCGAGAGCACGGTGAGCTTTGCCTGGATGTCTGCGAAAGAAACCATGGAAATCTCCTGGCTATTTCTTACCGCGATGCCATGAATAATCCTGCTCCCGCCCTCTGGCAGCGGATAGGCCGGCCCGCCGCCCGGGAAATGCCCCGGCCGCCTGGGCCGCAGGCAGCCATTATTATTCTCGCATATCTCAGTGACACATGGATGTCAGTGGTGAAAAATGCAGTGAAAGTTTCACGGGAGATGCCATTTAGGGACATCCCCTGTAATTTGCTGGAGGTGCTGAAGCCTCATCCTGTCCTCTCCCTGTTGCCTTCCCTCCGGGGCTGTGATATACTTTTTCCATGGGTAGTTCATTCTTGCCGGATAAACTCCCGGAACGAGGTGATATATGAACATTCAGCCGACACCCATGCAGTCAGGCATAAAGAACGGCCAGTCGCTCCCTGGCAGCCACGCAGCGGGGACTGCCGGAGCAGCGGGAGATAAGAAATGGACCGTGCTCCTGTACTCGGGAGGCGACAACAACCTGGATTACGATTGCATCCAGGATGTAATTGATCTTGAGAAAGTAGGCTCTGACAAAAACACCAACGTGCTGGTGCAGATAGACAGGGGCGAGAATCCTTCGGAAATCAGCGGCGGGTGGAAGGGATGCCGCCGCTTCCTCATCGGGAAGGATAACAACCCCTCGGCAATCGACTCCCCTGTCCTCGAGGACCTCGGGCAGGTCAACATGGCGGACCCGAAAGTGCTCACTGACTCCATAGTATGGGCTGCGAAGAGCTATCCCTCGGAGCACTTCTTCCTCATCATGGCTGATCATGGCGGCGGGTGGCCGGGGGCGATGGAGGACGATTCCCACAAGGGATGGATGAAGACCGGCGAGATAAGATCCGCTATTGAAGAGGCGGAGAAGCAGGTCGGGAAAAAGATTGACATAGTCGGCTTTGACGCATGCCTGATGGCTTCTTCAGAGGTCGGCTACGAGCTCAGGGACTGCGCCGATTTCATGATTGCCTCCGAAGAAACTGAAGGTGTCGATGGATGGCCCTATATCAATATATTCTCCGGGAAGATCCTGAAGAGCCTCCAGAGGGCCCTGACGGCCAAGCTGGATATCTCTCCTGATGAAGTGGCAAAAAAGGTGGTAAAAGAAGCAGAAGGGTATCCCGATACTCTGCCTACCCTCTCCGCCATCGAGCTTTCAAAAATGAGCGCTCTTGCGCGGGCAACTGACCGCTTCGCAGAGAAGCTTATTGCCACTGATACGCCTCCTGAGACGATAAGAAGCATGATAAGCTCCACCGAGACCTTTGAGGGCTTTAAGGACCAGTATGATTTTGCAGAAAGGATCGCGGGAAATCCCGGGGTGAAAGATGAGGCGCTCAGGCAGGCCGCCCGTGAAATGATGAATTCTGTCAGGGATGCGGTGATCGCTGAACAGCATGCAAAGGAGAGAACTGGAGCCCATGGCCTTCACATTGAGCTCCCCGACGGGAGCAGTGCCCCCCCCGGAGACGACTACAAGGAACTGGGCCTGTCGAAGGATACGAAATGGGATGAAGCGCTGATGAAACTGAGCCGGCAGGCTTCTGAAAA harbors:
- a CDS encoding choloylglycine hydrolase family protein; translated protein: MVRNLSFFHILLLVCALLIATQGEASACTGISVKLADGTCVHGRTLEFGVEVICSIAFVPRAFEFAGSVPGGGPGMKYKAKYASLGSINYGNLAIMDGINEKGLSVGAFYFSTCAEYAPLTEKNRASALSPVDFPNWILTQFATIDEVRSAIEQGKVAVVPTPVNGWGPAAPPLHYIVYDKAGKSIVIEPVGGKLRIFENPLGVITNSPGFDYMITNLRNYIHLSTVNVASLTMGGLTLLPCGQGTGMVGLPGDYTPPSRFVRAAFFSANAVPVKDVTEGIFQVFHILNNFDIPRGITSSTDGGTVYYDYTQATVARDPRNLRYYLRMYGDQTIRMADLKKFDLDSARALTVSTMEFRQSVVDITPELKPVK
- a CDS encoding TMEM175 family protein — encoded protein: MSDEDKREKNYWLTTTRLESLADNVFAFAMTLLVLNLVLPDVPRECTFAAIVAMFQNLWPHLNAFAMSFIVLAIFWMLHHKQFFLINRVDGVILWNNVFIMMFVVLVPFATQFSAKHDGVQAAELVLDANLFILGVLFFINWWYATYNHRLVDPGLDSKTIRRGLMKTLFMPGLALIAMGLSFFHASLSSTIYIFLPLILYDFLKS
- a CDS encoding TIGR03915 family putative DNA repair protein produces the protein MAIYLYDGSFPGLLTALELSFSGGPLPEAITKEAALQLDLFSTPQEIATDERLARKMAARIREAISPCAFRNILYAYLSEERGMEMKILSYLGKGWQWGSALDSAHHDEEVKTLHMMVNRVKLESHRMKGFLRFQRAGGALLYAPIEPDHFILPLVAPHFAKRFSRGEWAIHDRRRQKAALCRDSRWEIVEVLEESIPAADKEEKAIKALWKTFFESLAIETRENPRLQRRMMPGRYWKYLPECGASTTSKNRKG
- a CDS encoding putative DNA modification/repair radical SAM protein, with the protein product MVSFADIQAKLTVLSGAAKYDVSCVSSGSRRRGVKGGVGSTAPSGICHSFTSDGRCVSLLKILFTNDCIFDCSYCVNRRSNDVPRASFTEGEVAALTMEFYHRNYIEGLFLSSAITRSPDYTMERLVRTVKDLRLKERFNGYIHLKALPGASKSLIIEAGSYVDRLSANIELPSRESLKLLAPQKSGEGILSVMKSMGAEITRYREEKEKSRKAPPFIPAGQSTQLIVGASPESDSTILRLSEFLYRRFSLKRVFYSAYIPVNESPHLPAPVEPPLLREHRLYQADWLLRFYGFASAELFGEQCRNLDERWDPKTGWALAHPEFFPLEVNSAPYEALVRVPGIGTLSAKRIIAARKLHSLSLEDLARIGVVMKRARFFVMAAGKYWEKIPSDISRLQDILTAPKAVRKTDRPPGGYEQLPLFPEYERQKAGYLAAVTGEF
- a CDS encoding clostripain-related cysteine peptidase, which encodes MNIQPTPMQSGIKNGQSLPGSHAAGTAGAAGDKKWTVLLYSGGDNNLDYDCIQDVIDLEKVGSDKNTNVLVQIDRGENPSEISGGWKGCRRFLIGKDNNPSAIDSPVLEDLGQVNMADPKVLTDSIVWAAKSYPSEHFFLIMADHGGGWPGAMEDDSHKGWMKTGEIRSAIEEAEKQVGKKIDIVGFDACLMASSEVGYELRDCADFMIASEETEGVDGWPYINIFSGKILKSLQRALTAKLDISPDEVAKKVVKEAEGYPDTLPTLSAIELSKMSALARATDRFAEKLIATDTPPETIRSMISSTETFEGFKDQYDFAERIAGNPGVKDEALRQAAREMMNSVRDAVIAEQHAKERTGAHGLHIELPDGSSAPPGDDYKELGLSKDTKWDEALMKLSRQASENK